Proteins encoded together in one Macadamia integrifolia cultivar HAES 741 chromosome 8, SCU_Mint_v3, whole genome shotgun sequence window:
- the LOC122085645 gene encoding B3 domain-containing protein REM5-like produces MVITKIRPRNPQFFKVILNGSFQLAIPIEFRKYLRDEKCEEGEAVLRNSGKSWRVKVNGFCFKEGWADFARDCHLHIGDFVVFKHEGGLVFDVSVFDRSACEKEYQPLLHPQNETKREAGMFESRGKEPILEKKINKSKGSASTHSGALKAAVKEYAASCKFEDPFFVVPMRKFNLTKYTLCIPKDFAKSNGLTGKSFEVILKDQGGNGGRSWSVQLKQEIDGRVNLASGWNAFAVANRLKEDQLCIFKLLHEDGKLVFDVTVVDYKPSGRKFPPPAADVSSKD; encoded by the exons ATGGTGATAACCAAAATCAGACCCAGAAATCCACAGTTCTTCAAGGTCATCCTAAATGGTTCTTTTCAACTT GCAATTCCCATTGAGTTTCGGAAATACTTAAGAGACGAGAAGTGTGAGGAAGGTGAAGCTGTGTTGAGAAACAGTGGAAAATCATGGCGTGTGAAGGTTAATGGGTTCTGTTtcaaagaaggttgggctgaTTTTGCACGAGATTGTCATCTTCATATTGGGGATTTTGTGGTCTTCAAACATGAAGGTGGCTTGGTGTTTGATGTTTCGGTGTTCGATCGCAGTGCCTGTGAGAAAGAGTACCAACCACTACTACATCCTCAAAATGAAACTAAGAGGGAAGCAGGGATGTTTGAAAGTAGAGGCAAAGAgccaattcttgagaagaaaatcaata AATCGAAAGGTTCAGCAAGTACTCATTCAGGAGCACTTAAGGCAGCTGTCAAAGAATATGCTGCCTCTTGCAAGTTTGAAGATCCATTTTTTGTGGTTCCTATGAGGAAATTTAATCTCACAAAATATACTCTG TGTATTCCAAAGGACTTTGCAAAATCAAATGGTCTGACAGGAAAAAGCTTTGAAGTGATCCTCAAAGATCAAGGAGGTAATGGTGGACGGTCTTGGTCTGTGCAATTAAAACAAGAAATAGATGGTCGGGTGAATTTAGCATCTGGTTGGAATGCGTTTGCAGTTGCGAATCGCCTGAAGGAAGATCAACTTTGCATTTTCAAGCTCCT ACATGAAGATGGGAAATTGGTATTTGATGTCACAGTGGTAGACTATAAACCTTCTGGAAGAAAATTTCCACCACCGGCTGCAGATGTGAGCAGCAAGGATTGA
- the LOC122086890 gene encoding uncharacterized protein At1g32220, chloroplastic-like gives MYYICSLFHPGVPKFILISVHDYNLPSFLSTFLWTLRWKEESRIRGVVLRPREVDGFEIPLALIGEPLERFLRATEKFTKPLSSLPASDLLLAPPISVDDVALAVINAVIHDEFFGVFIIDQIKEAEAKVRV, from the exons ATGTATTATATTTGCTCTCTTTTCCATCCAGGAGTTCCAAAATTTATCTTGATCTCTGTTCACGATTATAATCTACCTTCATTTCTTTCTACTTTCCTCTGGACACTTCGCTGGAAAGAGGAAAGCAGAATCAGAG GTGTGGTGTTAAGACCACGGGAAGTTGATGGCTTTGAGATACCACTTGCTCTCATAGGGGAACCACTTGAGAGGTTTCTTCGTGCAACTGAAAAATTTACAAAACCATTGAGCTCTCTTCCAGCATCCGATCTTCTCTTGGCCCCACCCATTAGTGTTGATGATGTTGCACTTGCAGTGATAAATGCAGTCATACATGATGAATTCTTTGGTGTTTTCATTATTGATCAAATCAAGGAAGCTGAAGCCAAAGTGCGGGTGTGA
- the LOC122086128 gene encoding pentatricopeptide repeat-containing protein At4g39530, whose product MRNQYPLKFFLRFCCRHHSQTIGRKISNLSTLISALRLSENPFPSINELRYRRREFAQLLQVPDQHNIYYKSVHSQMVVLGFQSDVFLANILLHSYSKSNSLLNAELIFDKILGRNLITWSSMISMYTHHGQNEEALMIFSEFRKSSSENPNEFILASVLRACTQLGAVDQATQVHDFVIKAGFDQDVYVGTSLIDFYSKNGEIEEARLVFDDLLMKTAVTWTTMITGYSQSGKSEVSLQLFIQMLKTEVLPDRYVLSSAISACSMLEFLEGGKQIHAYVLRNGTETDVSVINVLIDLYSKCHRVKISRQLFDQMVLKNVVSWTTMIAGYMQNSCHWDAVKLFSEMTQLGWQPDGFTCTSILTSCGSAEALELGRQVHSYTIKAKLESDEFVRNSLIDMYAKCNSLDDAKIAFDTMPVHNVISCNAMIEGYARQDKVFEALGLFNDMRLKSFHPSLLTFVSILGVSASLSTMDLSKEIHGLVIKSGISLDIYAGSALVDVYSKCFCVEDARLVFEEMNERDIVVWNAMVFGHTQNGQGEEAFKLFLELQSSGLKPNEFTFVGVITAASNLASLVHGQQFHSQLIKSGQYLDPYVSNALVDMYAKCGSIEEAHKMFHTTCRRDVVCWNSMISTYAHHGLADEALQMFQQMQDEGIEPNYVTFVGLLSACSHGGLVESGLCLFDSMATEFDIKAGTEHYACVVALLGRAGRLHEAKEFIEHMPIEPAAIVWRSFLSACRVAGNVEMGRYAAEMAISIDPKDSGSYVLLSNIYASRGMWADVEKVRKGMDCNGVLKEPGHSWIEIDSNVHVFIARDKTHGQADLIYSVLDRLTLQIKGVGYVPDTATCLLED is encoded by the coding sequence ATGAGAAACCAATACCCATTGAAGTTCTTCTTACGATTCTGTTGCAGACATCACAGTCAAACCATTGGCAGGAAAATCTCCAATTTATCTACCTTGATTTCTGCTCTTCGTCTTTCAGAAAACCCATTTCCCTCTATTAATGAATTGCGTTACCGAAGGCGTGAATTTGCCCAACTACTTCAAGTTCCAGACCAACATAATATCTACTACAAAAGTGTTCATAGTCAGATGGTAGTTTTAGGTTTTCAATCAGATGTTTTTCTAGCCAACATTCTTTTACATTCGTATTCAAAATCCAATTCTCTACTTAATGCAGAGCTAATATTCGATAAAATTCTCGGAAGGAACTTGATCACATGGTCTTCAATGATTTCCATGTATACCCATCATGGTCAGAATGAAGAAGCTTTGATGATCTTCTCCGAATTTCGAaaatcttcctcagagaatccgAACGAGTTCATCTTAGCTAGTGTTTTGCGTGCTTGCACGCAGTTAGGGGCCGTTGATCAAGCCACCCAAGTACATGATTTTGTTATCAAGGCTGGGTTTGATCAAGATGTCTATGTTGGTACCtctttaattgatttttattcaaAGAATGGAGAGATAGAAGAAGCAAGATTGGTTTTTGATGATCTACTGATGAAGACTGCGGTCACTTGGACTACCATGATTACTGGATATTCGCAAAGTGGAAAAAGTGAAGTTTCACTGCAGTTGTTTATCCAAATGTTGAAAACTGAAGTCCTTCCTGATAGATATGTTCTCTCGAGTGCAATAAGTGCTTGTTCAATGTTAGAGTTTCTTGAAGGAGGGAAACAGATACATGCCTATGTGTTGAGAAATGGAACAGAAACCGATGTTTCAGTGATAAATGTCCTCATAGATTTATACTCAAAGTGTCATAGGGTGAAAATTTCTAGGCAATTATTTGATCAGATGGTTCTTAAGAATGTTGTCTCATGGACAACGATGATTGCAGGGTACATGCAGAATTCATGCCACTGGGATGCAGTGAAGTTGTTCTCAGAAATGACCCAACTGGGGTGGCAGCCAGATGGGTTTACTTGCACTAGCATTCTCACCTCCTGTGGTTCGGCGGAGGCATTGGAACTAGGGAGACAAGTTCATTCTTACACCATCAAAGCCAAGTTAGAATCCGACGAGTTTGTGAGGAACAGTTTGATCGACATGTATGCCAAATGTAACTCTCTGGATGATGCTAAAATTGCCTTCGATACTATGCCTGTACACAATGTTATATCTTGCAATGCTATGATTGAAGGGTATGCAAGACAGGACAAGGTCTTTGAAGCTCTGGGTCTTTTTAATGATATGAGGCTTAAATCATTCCATCCAAGCCTCTTGACCTTTGTTAGTATTCTTGGGGTGTCAGCTTCATTATCCACCATGGATTTGAGCAAGGAAATCCATGGTCTTGTTATTAAGAGTGGAATATCGTTAGACATTTATGCTGGTAGTGCCCTAGTGGATGTTTATTCCAAGTGCTTCTGTGTTGAAGATGCAAGACTCGTGTTTGAGGAGATGAATGAAAGAGATATTGTAGTATGGAATGCAATGGTTTTTGGGCATACCCAAAATGGACAGGGCGAAGAGGCTTTCAAACTCTTCTTAGAATTGCAGTCTTCAGGACTGAAACCTAATGAGTTCACCTTTGTTGGAGTTATAACAGCAGCCAGTAACCTAGCAAGTCTCGTACATGGCCAGCAGTTCCATAGCCAGCTCATAAAGTCTGGCCAATACCTGGATCCATATGTTTCTAATGCTCTTGTAGATATGTATGCAAAGTGTGGAAGCATTGAAGAGGCTCACAAAATGTTTCATACGACATGTCGAAGAGATGTTGTGTGTTGGAACTCCATGATCTCGACATATGCACATCATGGGCTTGCTGATGAAGCGCTTCAGATGTTCCAACAGATGCAAGATGAGGGAATAGAACCCAACTATGTTACATTTGTTGGTTTGCTATCTGCCTGTAGCCATGGTGGGCTCGTTGAAAGTGGCCTTTGTCTCTTTGATTCAATGGCTACAGAGTTTGATATCAAAGCAGGGACAGAACATTATGCCTGCGTGGTTGCTCTCTTGGGACGAGCAGGGAGACTGCATGAAGCCAAGGAGTTTATTGAGCACATGCCAATTGAACCTGCAGCAATTGTATGGCGCAGCTTTCTCAGTGCATGTCGGGTAGCTGGCAATGTTGAAATGGGGAGATATGCTGCAGAGATGGCAATCTCCATTGATCCAAAAGATAGTGGGTCCTATGTTCTACTTTCAAATATTTATGCATCTAGAGGCATGTGGGCGGATGTTGAGAAGGTGAGGAAGGGGATGGACTGCAATGGAGTGTTGAAAGAACCAGGCCATAGTTGGATCGAAATTGATAGCAATGTTCATGTGTTTATTGCAAGAGATAAAACTCATGGCCAGGCTGATTTGATCTATTCGGTATTGGACAGGTTGACCCTACAGATCAAAGGAGTTGGGTATGTGCCTGACACTGCTACATGTTTGTTAGAAGATTGA
- the LOC122085511 gene encoding UDP-glycosyltransferase 91A1-like, with amino-acid sequence MATDLHIVMLPWSAFGHLIPFIHLAIALAKAGIRVSFLSTPRNIQRLLKLPLNLEATINFVELPFPLVNDGNHLLEDMEATVDLPSEELLPNFVAVYDLLRHPFKQFITTELPDWIIQDFMPHWAVEVAQEFGLKVICFSALGAAAMAFAGPPEYMTGDEFKRVRPSPESLTFTPNWITFPSSITLRPYEANSYYGAFHEGTICERVAAVLQGCQAFAIRSSSEFEGEYIKVLEKIYRKPVITVGLLPPVQLPSMGRELESEEWCRKLQWLNEQKPKSVVFVGFGSESKLRKVQVDEIAYGLELSNLPFLWALRKPHWATEVADILPDGFNNRIADHGVVYLGWAPQLQILSHPSIGGSLFHAGWGSIIETLQYVDRLVVLPLMNDQGLNAKLLVEKGLAIEVDRNEDGSFHREAIAKSLRQAMVSEGESLSLKAREVKRIIGDQTLDQDYYIGGLVQYLRNGAAKKNLS; translated from the coding sequence ATGGCCACTGATCTGCACATAGTGATGCTTCCATGGTCGGCCTTTGGCCACTTGATCCCTTTCATCCATCTTGCTATTGCCTTGGCCAAAGCAGGTATCCGGGTCTCCTTCCTCTCTACTCCTAGAAACATCCAAAGACTCCTTAAATTACCGTTAAATCTAGAAGCTACAATTAATTTTGTGGAGCTTCCCTTCCCCCTTGTCAATGATGGAAATCACTTACTAGAAGATATGGAGGCCACTGTTGACCTCCCCTCAGAGGAATTACTTCCAAACTTTGTTGCTGTTTACGATCTCCTCCGTCACCCTTTCAAGCAATTCATCACAACTGAATTGCCAGATTGGATAATCCAGGACTTCATGCCACATTGGGCAGTTGAGGTAGCTCAAGAGTTTGGGTTGAAAGTTATCTGCTTCTCTGCCTTGGGCGCCGCAGCTATGGCCTTTGCTGGACCACCAGAGTACATGACCGGTGATGAGTTCAAAAGAGTTCGTCCATCACCTGAGAGTCTTACATTTACACCAAACTGGATTACATTCCCATCATCAATCACCCTACGACCCTATGAGGCAAACAGTTACTATGGTGCCTTTCATGAGGGGACCATTTGTGAAAGGGTAGCTGCAGTCCTTCAAGGATGTCAGGCCTTTGCCATACGTAGTAGCAGTGAGTTTGAAGGAGAGTACATAAAAGTACTTGAGAAGATTTACAGGAAACCTGTAATTACTGTTGGATTGCTTCCACCAGTACAACTGCCATCAATGGGAAGAGAGTTGGAAAGTGAAGAGTGGTGTAGAAAACTTCAATGGCTCAATGAGCAAAAACCCAAGTCCGTTGTGTTTGTTGGGTTTGGTAGTGAGAGCAAATTAAGAAAAGTTCAAGTGGATGAGATAGCTTATGGGTTAGAGCTCTCAAATCTGCCATTTCTATGGGCACTTAGGAAGCCTCACTGGGCAACAGAGGTTGCGGACATTCTACCGGATGGTTTCAATAATAGGATAGCTGATCATGGAGTGGTCTACTTGGGATGGGCTCCACAGTTGCAAATTCTATCCCATCCTTCCATTGGGGGATCTTTGTTTCATGCTGGTTGGGGTTCTATTATAGAGACACTCCAGTATGTTGATCGCCTAGTTGTGTTGCCACTGATGAATGATCAAGGACTAAATGCAAAACTATTGGTGGAGAAGGGTCTGGCTATTGAAGTCGACAGAAATGAGGATGGATCCTTTCATAGGGAAGCCATTGCCAAGTCTTTGAGACAGGCCATGGTCTCTGAAGGAGAGAGTTTGAGCCTGAAAGCAAGAGAAGTCAAAAGAATTATAGGTGACCAGACACTCGACCAAGACTACTACATTGGTGGGCTTGTCCAGTACTTGAGAAATGGagctgcaaaaaaaaatttgtcatgA